Proteins from a single region of Stutzerimonas stutzeri:
- a CDS encoding TolC family protein, whose protein sequence is MYQKKRLYLLASGLLGLALMSLEVGAQDGLTLERAVSLAYERNPEFSAARAEIGIASGLRRQAGAIPNPELGFEVEDTQSDRQTRSITITQPIELGGKRGARIGVADANRSMVDADLDVRRQGLRADVIQAFFAALRAQEGMRLAEASLSLAERAAKVADAQVDAGKVSPVEATRADMQLATVQLDLRRARQEWDNARQMLARMLGTDAPDFGDLMGSFEHLPEVPSESALLARVRESADMRRALRQVALSEAELGLERSQRYPNISVSIGSQYDEIERERINLVGLSVPLPLFDRNQGNVLAAARRAEQARDRRNAAELRVRAEIQQALRDWRTARADVEEIRIRILPAGQRTVEAATRGFSLGRFAFLDVLDAQRALIDARTRYLQSLQAVVDAWARIERLYGPTTTFE, encoded by the coding sequence ATGTACCAAAAGAAACGCTTGTATCTGCTTGCCAGCGGCCTGCTTGGGCTGGCACTGATGTCGCTTGAGGTGGGCGCGCAAGACGGTCTGACACTGGAGCGAGCCGTGTCCCTTGCGTATGAACGCAACCCAGAATTCTCCGCCGCGCGGGCAGAGATAGGTATCGCGAGCGGGCTGCGCCGCCAGGCTGGGGCCATTCCAAATCCGGAATTAGGATTCGAGGTGGAAGACACTCAGTCCGATCGCCAGACTCGCTCAATCACGATCACACAGCCAATCGAGTTAGGTGGCAAGCGCGGCGCTCGAATCGGTGTGGCGGACGCAAATCGATCGATGGTGGATGCCGACCTCGACGTTCGGCGTCAGGGGTTGCGTGCAGATGTGATCCAGGCATTCTTCGCGGCCTTGCGTGCGCAAGAAGGCATGCGACTGGCCGAGGCCTCTCTGTCATTGGCCGAACGGGCTGCTAAGGTCGCCGACGCACAGGTCGATGCCGGAAAAGTTTCGCCGGTGGAGGCGACGCGAGCCGACATGCAGCTGGCGACCGTACAACTGGACCTGCGGCGAGCACGACAAGAATGGGACAACGCTCGCCAGATGCTAGCGCGCATGCTCGGGACCGACGCACCGGATTTTGGCGATTTGATGGGCAGTTTCGAACACCTGCCAGAGGTGCCTAGCGAATCTGCACTCCTGGCGCGCGTGCGTGAGAGTGCCGATATGCGTAGAGCTCTGCGCCAAGTGGCCTTGAGTGAAGCCGAGCTGGGGCTTGAACGCAGCCAGCGCTACCCGAACATAAGCGTCAGTATCGGTAGCCAGTACGACGAAATCGAGCGTGAACGCATCAACCTCGTCGGCCTGTCTGTTCCGCTGCCTTTGTTTGATCGTAACCAAGGCAATGTTCTGGCGGCCGCACGGCGGGCGGAACAGGCGCGTGATCGTCGCAATGCGGCCGAGCTGCGTGTGCGTGCGGAGATCCAACAGGCCCTGCGCGACTGGCGCACCGCACGTGCGGACGTCGAGGAGATACGCATCCGGATTCTGCCGGCAGGACAGCGAACCGTGGAAGCGGCCACACGTGGCTTCAGCCTGGGCCGCTTCGCGTTCCTCGACGTACTCGACGCCCAGCGTGCGCTGATCGATGCACGCACGCGCTATCTGCAGTCATTGCAAGCCGTGGTCGACGCCTGGGCGCGTATCGAGCGGCTGTACGGACCTACCACTACCTTCGAATGA
- a CDS encoding OprD family porin — protein MSKKAALSLTALSLALGGAPVFAQSETAAEGFIEGSTLSLINRNFYFNRDFRDGENATGNGYSEEWAHGLMAFFESGYTQGSVGIGVDAFAMLGLKLDSGSGRSGAGGTVDLLPYNSAGDAEDDFSRVGGAVKARFLGTEIKAGDVFPATPVVHFGDARLLPESFKGVTVVNNSLDDLTLQGGRLHAMSQPNTSNTNDDFVTFYGGGVDSPWLGYAGGDYSVNENLSLSLYTSRLKDAWDQHYFGVSATYPLSDAVVLLGSFNYYKATDEGRKLLGEFNNSIWSSSLGVAFGAHTVTASYQRNNGNNDFDYLRQADSIYLNNSIQYSDFNSPKEQSWMLRYDLNMAGYGIPGLTFMTRYARGWGADYSNANEVYMRQDDNGAPLSGQKRWERDVEARYVVQTGSFKDLSLRVRQATTRATAFESDLNEVRFIAEYPLSIL, from the coding sequence ATGAGCAAAAAGGCCGCCCTTTCACTGACAGCCCTTTCATTGGCACTGGGCGGCGCCCCGGTCTTTGCCCAGTCGGAAACAGCAGCGGAGGGCTTCATCGAAGGCAGCACGCTATCGCTGATCAATCGCAACTTTTATTTCAATCGAGATTTCCGCGACGGTGAGAACGCAACCGGCAATGGCTACTCTGAGGAATGGGCTCACGGGCTGATGGCCTTCTTCGAGTCCGGATATACCCAAGGCTCGGTGGGGATCGGCGTCGACGCCTTCGCCATGCTCGGCCTCAAGCTCGATTCTGGATCAGGACGTTCCGGTGCTGGCGGAACCGTCGATCTTCTCCCCTACAATAGCGCCGGCGATGCCGAGGATGACTTTTCTCGAGTAGGGGGGGCCGTGAAAGCACGGTTCTTGGGCACCGAGATCAAGGCAGGCGATGTATTTCCCGCTACTCCTGTCGTGCACTTTGGTGACGCACGGCTGCTGCCGGAGTCTTTCAAGGGTGTCACCGTTGTGAACAACTCGCTGGACGACCTCACCCTCCAGGGCGGCCGCCTGCACGCGATGAGCCAGCCCAATACCAGCAACACGAACGATGACTTCGTCACGTTTTATGGCGGCGGCGTCGACTCGCCTTGGCTCGGCTACGCAGGCGGCGACTATAGCGTGAACGAAAACCTCAGTCTTAGCCTGTATACCAGCCGGCTGAAGGATGCCTGGGATCAACATTATTTCGGTGTCTCGGCCACCTATCCGCTTTCCGATGCCGTCGTGCTGCTGGGCAGCTTCAACTACTACAAGGCAACCGACGAAGGTCGGAAATTGCTGGGCGAGTTTAACAACAGCATCTGGAGTTCCAGTCTGGGTGTCGCCTTCGGCGCGCACACCGTCACGGCGTCGTATCAGCGAAACAACGGTAACAACGACTTTGACTACTTGCGCCAAGCGGACTCGATCTACCTGAATAACTCCATCCAGTACAGCGATTTCAACTCACCTAAAGAGCAGTCCTGGATGCTGCGTTATGACCTGAACATGGCGGGTTACGGCATACCTGGGCTTACGTTCATGACTCGCTACGCCCGCGGCTGGGGCGCCGATTACAGCAACGCAAATGAGGTATATATGCGCCAAGACGATAACGGCGCGCCTCTGTCCGGACAGAAGCGCTGGGAACGCGACGTCGAAGCACGCTACGTTGTACAGACAGGCTCGTTCAAGGACCTCTCTCTGCGGGTGCGCCAGGCTACAACACGGGCGACTGCTTTCGAGTCCGACCTCAATGAGGTTCGATTCATCGCCGAGTACCCGCTCTCGATCCTGTGA
- a CDS encoding IS3 family transposase (programmed frameshift), whose product MARYSIEHREWVVRQMMPPLNRTVPELVEATGITDATLYAWRKQARAAGAVVPGDGQQADQWSSQDKFRVVLESASLNAAELAEYCRRKGLYVEQIKAWREACEQANGSVQPSKTRREREEEKAAKKRIKQLERELRRKDAALAETAALLVLRKKAEALWGKGRGRMISAPDRRETLQLIEEAVAAGARRAQACAELGLSLRSLQRWQHCPEDRRPSAQRAEPANKLSPQERRRVLEAANQPEFASLPPQQIVARLADQGTWLASESTFYRVLKEAEQQHPRGRSRPPVKRALTTHVADGPNQLWCWDITWLPTTVKGRYFYWYMIKDVYSRKLVANEVHESESAEQAAQLLRQACLREQRAGQPLVLHSDNGSAMKGSTMLAAMQNLGVMPSFSRPRVSNDNAYAEALFRTAKYCPLWPERPFDTLEQARSWVNRFVDWYNHEHRHSALKFVTPAQRHTGQAEELLRKRIELYEAARARYPERWSGDIRNWSLAPIVCLNPEREAVLQQTSKAA is encoded by the exons GTGGCGCGTTATTCGATAGAGCATCGGGAGTGGGTGGTGCGGCAAATGATGCCGCCCTTGAACCGGACGGTGCCGGAGCTGGTGGAAGCGACAGGCATTACCGATGCCACCCTGTATGCTTGGCGCAAACAGGCCAGAGCAGCGGGAGCAGTGGTGCCGGGAGATGGACAGCAGGCCGACCAGTGGTCGAGCCAGGACAAGTTTCGGGTGGTGCTGGAAAGCGCCAGCCTCAATGCGGCCGAGCTGGCGGAGTACTGCCGGCGCAAAGGCCTGTATGTCGAGCAGATTAAGGCCTGGCGCGAAGCCTGCGAGCAGGCCAACGGCTCGGTTCAGCCAAGCAAGACCCGGCGCGAGCGCGAAGAGGAAAAGGCCGCGAAGAAGCGCATCAAGCAGCTGGAGCGTGAGCTGCGGCGCAAGGATGCGGCGCTGGCAGAAACCGCGGCCCTGCTGGTGTTGCGAAAAAAAGCCGAGGCGCTCTGGGGGAAGG GACGAGGACGAATGATCAGCGCCCCGGATCGCCGTGAAACCCTGCAGTTGATCGAGGAAGCCGTGGCGGCGGGAGCGCGGCGGGCGCAGGCCTGCGCCGAACTGGGCCTGTCGTTGCGCAGCCTGCAGCGCTGGCAGCACTGCCCGGAGGATCGGCGTCCTTCGGCACAACGAGCTGAGCCGGCCAACAAGCTGAGTCCGCAAGAGCGCCGCCGCGTGCTGGAGGCCGCCAACCAGCCCGAGTTTGCCAGCCTGCCGCCGCAGCAGATCGTGGCGCGGCTGGCCGATCAGGGCACCTGGCTGGCCTCGGAGTCGACCTTCTACCGGGTGCTGAAGGAAGCCGAACAGCAGCATCCGCGCGGCCGCAGTCGCCCACCGGTGAAACGAGCGCTGACGACCCATGTGGCCGACGGCCCGAACCAGCTGTGGTGCTGGGACATCACCTGGCTGCCGACCACGGTCAAGGGCCGTTACTTCTACTGGTACATGATCAAGGACGTCTACAGCCGCAAGCTGGTGGCCAACGAGGTGCATGAAAGTGAAAGCGCCGAGCAGGCCGCCCAGCTGCTACGCCAGGCCTGCCTACGTGAACAGCGGGCAGGCCAGCCGCTGGTACTGCACTCGGACAACGGCAGCGCGATGAAGGGCTCGACCATGCTGGCGGCCATGCAGAACCTGGGTGTGATGCCCTCGTTCAGCCGCCCGCGGGTGAGCAATGACAACGCCTATGCCGAGGCCCTGTTCCGCACGGCGAAGTACTGCCCGCTGTGGCCGGAGCGGCCCTTCGACACGCTGGAGCAGGCCAGGAGCTGGGTGAACCGCTTCGTGGACTGGTACAACCATGAACATCGCCACAGCGCCCTGAAGTTCGTGACCCCGGCGCAGCGACATACCGGCCAAGCGGAAGAGCTGCTGCGCAAGCGTATCGAGCTGTACGAGGCGGCACGCGCACGGTACCCGGAGCGCTGGAGCGGCGACATCAGGAACTGGTCACTGGCACCGATCGTGTGCCTGAACCCTGAGCGGGAAGCGGTACTGCAGCAAACATCAAAGGCAGCGTGA
- a CDS encoding heavy metal response regulator transcription factor produces the protein MRILVVEDEIKAAEYLQQGLIECGYIVDCVSDGLDGFHLALQNDYDIVLLDVNLPTMDGWEVLELIRRRKQTRVIMLTANGRLEQKVRGLELGADDYLVKPFQFPELLARIRSLLRRGEAVALPSNLRVADLELDPSRHRAYRNGQRIDLTSKEFALLHLLMRRTGEVLTRTEITALVWDINFDCDTNVVDVAIRRLRMKVDEPFGDRLIHTIRGVGYVLEARP, from the coding sequence ATGCGCATTCTGGTTGTAGAAGACGAGATCAAAGCTGCGGAATATCTGCAGCAGGGTCTTATCGAATGTGGGTACATCGTCGATTGCGTAAGTGATGGGCTCGATGGATTTCACCTGGCACTGCAGAACGACTATGACATCGTGCTACTAGATGTGAATCTGCCAACCATGGATGGGTGGGAGGTGCTCGAACTCATCAGGCGGCGTAAGCAGACACGCGTCATCATGCTGACCGCCAATGGTCGCTTAGAGCAAAAAGTCCGCGGTTTGGAGCTGGGTGCTGATGACTATCTGGTCAAGCCGTTTCAGTTCCCTGAGCTGCTCGCTCGTATCCGGTCACTGTTGCGGCGAGGCGAGGCAGTCGCACTTCCAAGCAACCTGCGTGTAGCCGACCTCGAACTGGACCCAAGCCGGCATCGGGCCTACCGGAATGGTCAGCGTATTGATCTCACCAGCAAAGAATTTGCGTTACTGCATCTGCTCATGCGCCGGACTGGCGAAGTCCTCACGCGTACCGAAATAACTGCCCTGGTGTGGGACATCAACTTCGACTGCGACACCAATGTGGTGGATGTTGCGATTCGTCGCCTGCGGATGAAAGTGGACGAACCCTTCGGCGATCGCCTGATACACACCATCCGGGGTGTGGGCTACGTGCTGGAGGCGCGGCCTTGA
- a CDS encoding HAMP domain-containing protein, giving the protein MKPLSLASRLALQITLTGAALVALLIALSYWVLVRQLELRAQEEVTAKLSQIDHGLLEDTKPRMGRSWQHVLSDTVLGHDNLSITVIGDTAKSHIFSIGRFAKELQQLDLVSRDGDYLGWTTKDGVQMLSGRKQIQVPGLAPMTLLLSQDRSADQRLVAAFLRSALVTVPMLLILIGLAGWLIAQNGLRPLRKFRALATKVSTQDLSPRICSDRLPQELQTLAHSLNVMLHRLDDGVQQLTQFSDDVAHELKTPLNNLIGKAQVTLVRPPRQDSCRVS; this is encoded by the coding sequence TTGAAGCCACTCAGCCTCGCATCGCGTCTCGCGCTTCAAATCACACTTACCGGCGCCGCTTTGGTCGCGCTGCTGATTGCACTGAGCTACTGGGTACTGGTGCGCCAACTGGAACTGCGCGCCCAGGAGGAAGTGACGGCCAAGCTCTCGCAGATCGATCATGGACTCCTCGAAGACACCAAACCCCGTATGGGCCGTTCCTGGCAACACGTACTGAGCGATACGGTACTCGGCCATGACAACCTTTCGATTACAGTCATCGGCGATACAGCGAAATCACACATTTTCAGTATCGGCCGCTTCGCCAAAGAGCTGCAGCAGCTGGATCTTGTGAGCAGGGACGGCGACTATCTTGGCTGGACAACGAAAGATGGGGTGCAGATGCTAAGCGGGCGCAAGCAAATCCAAGTCCCGGGACTGGCTCCAATGACGCTTTTACTTTCGCAAGACCGCAGTGCCGATCAACGGCTGGTGGCTGCTTTCCTGCGCTCGGCCTTAGTGACCGTGCCGATGCTACTGATATTAATCGGATTGGCTGGGTGGCTAATCGCTCAAAATGGTTTGCGACCGCTGCGCAAGTTCCGGGCGTTGGCGACTAAGGTATCGACACAGGACCTATCACCCCGAATCTGTAGCGATCGGCTCCCACAAGAGCTCCAGACATTGGCGCACAGCCTCAACGTAATGCTTCATCGACTCGATGACGGCGTTCAGCAACTGACACAGTTCTCGGACGATGTGGCCCATGAGTTGAAAACTCCGTTGAACAACCTAATAGGCAAGGCGCAGGTGACTTTGGTACGCCCGCCGCGTCAGGATAGTTGTCGTGTGAGTTGA
- a CDS encoding ATP-binding protein — MKIAVRERSKEQYREVLESSVEELERMDRIVSDMLFLAQASHSSPALKLEQLSLGSEARRVCEYFEVLAEEAGVATTVTGDAVVLGNRLMVQRAISNLLSNALRHSNNGSTVEFKILEENVDIVSLAVTNHGATIESDHLPHLFDRFYRVNGIQPRGAGLGLAIVRSVMNLHKGHVAVASKDGRTTFELTFPRHA, encoded by the coding sequence TTGAAAATCGCCGTACGAGAGCGAAGCAAAGAGCAGTATCGCGAAGTGCTCGAATCGTCGGTCGAAGAGCTCGAACGCATGGATCGAATCGTGTCAGACATGCTGTTTCTCGCCCAGGCCAGCCACTCCAGCCCGGCACTGAAGCTCGAACAATTATCCTTAGGAAGTGAGGCGAGGCGCGTATGTGAATACTTCGAAGTCCTCGCCGAAGAAGCGGGAGTCGCAACGACAGTAACGGGCGATGCCGTGGTTTTAGGAAATCGGCTTATGGTCCAACGGGCCATTTCCAACCTGTTATCCAACGCGTTGCGGCATTCGAATAATGGCAGCACGGTCGAATTTAAGATCCTTGAGGAGAACGTAGACATCGTCTCGCTGGCTGTCACCAATCATGGCGCGACTATCGAATCGGATCATCTCCCACACCTGTTCGACCGCTTTTACCGCGTGAACGGCATACAACCTCGTGGAGCAGGCTTGGGGCTAGCGATTGTCCGTTCAGTGATGAACCTCCACAAAGGCCACGTGGCCGTCGCCAGCAAAGACGGTCGGACCACGTTCGAACTCACCTTTCCTCGGCATGCCTGA
- a CDS encoding co-regulatory protein PtrA N-terminal domain-containing protein yields MSSTAKVILPFILTIASSLAMAESGSERTMQRLDNAPAKKPTLKILVKEGEVLSIAPAGMTGTTGMIQNYRTNDRVQTYEMRVKTPDGKIHTVYFLSAPVGVNNG; encoded by the coding sequence ATGAGCAGCACGGCTAAAGTAATTCTACCGTTCATTCTAACCATTGCTTCCTCGCTTGCAATGGCTGAAAGCGGGAGCGAACGAACAATGCAGCGGCTTGACAATGCGCCGGCAAAAAAGCCCACACTGAAAATTCTTGTTAAAGAAGGTGAAGTGCTGAGCATAGCTCCCGCAGGGATGACAGGTACGACCGGAATGATTCAAAACTATAGGACTAACGACAGGGTTCAAACGTATGAGATGAGGGTAAAAACTCCTGACGGAAAAATCCATACGGTATATTTTCTGAGCGCCCCGGTTGGTGTAAACAACGGTTAA
- a CDS encoding IS3 family transposase (programmed frameshift), with amino-acid sequence MSNPRYPEELKIEAVKQVTERGLPVAEVAARLGMSTHSLYAWVKRYSKPQEQRAQEDDQQAELRRLRAELKRVTEERDILKKGRRVLCQGVRLKYAFINQLSADYSVRRLCLTLKVHASGYYAWLAEPKSARAKDDQRLLGLIKHAWLESGRVYGYRKIHDDLRELGEACGKHRVARLMRLEGLRSQTGYRRRPGRYGGKPPAASPNHLERRFNVTEPNKVWVTDITYIRTYEGWLYLAVVLDLFSRQVIGWSMKPQMTSDLAIDALLMAVWRCKPKQEVMIHSDQGSQFSSGDWQSFLKANNLLGSMSRRGNCHDNAVAESFFQLLKRERIRRKIYSTRQDARADVFDYIEMFYNPKGRHGFNNQLSPVEFEKRHLLSLESV; translated from the exons ATGAGCAACCCGCGTTATCCCGAAGAATTAAAAATCGAAGCAGTCAAACAGGTGACCGAACGAGGTCTGCCAGTGGCGGAGGTAGCTGCTCGTTTGGGCATGTCGACCCACAGCCTGTATGCCTGGGTTAAACGCTACAGCAAGCCCCAAGAGCAGCGCGCGCAAGAGGACGATCAGCAAGCTGAGCTGCGTCGTCTTCGTGCCGAACTCAAGCGCGTGACCGAAGAGCGAGACATCCTAAAAA AAGGCCGCCGCGTACTTTGCCAAGGAGTGCGGCTGAAGTACGCCTTCATCAACCAGCTATCCGCTGACTATTCGGTTCGCCGCCTGTGCCTGACGCTGAAAGTACATGCCAGTGGTTACTACGCGTGGCTGGCTGAACCGAAGTCGGCACGAGCCAAGGATGATCAACGCCTGCTTGGACTGATCAAGCACGCGTGGCTAGAGAGCGGCCGTGTGTACGGCTACCGCAAAATCCACGACGACCTGCGTGAGCTTGGAGAAGCATGCGGCAAGCATCGTGTTGCTCGACTGATGCGCTTGGAAGGGCTGCGCTCACAGACAGGGTATCGTCGCCGACCGGGCCGCTATGGTGGTAAGCCTCCAGCGGCTTCACCGAATCATCTGGAGCGCCGATTCAATGTCACCGAACCCAACAAGGTCTGGGTCACGGACATCACCTACATCCGCACCTATGAGGGCTGGTTGTATTTGGCGGTGGTGCTCGATCTGTTCTCGCGGCAGGTAATCGGTTGGTCAATGAAACCGCAGATGACCAGCGACCTGGCTATTGATGCGTTGCTGATGGCAGTTTGGCGGTGTAAGCCAAAGCAGGAAGTGATGATTCACTCAGATCAGGGGAGCCAGTTCAGCAGCGGCGACTGGCAGAGCTTCCTGAAAGCCAACAACTTGCTTGGCAGCATGAGTCGGCGCGGCAATTGCCATGACAACGCAGTAGCGGAAAGCTTTTTCCAGCTGCTGAAGCGGGAACGGATCAGGCGAAAAATCTATAGCACCAGGCAGGACGCACGCGCTGATGTGTTCGACTACATCGAGATGTTTTACAACCCAAAAGGCCGACACGGTTTCAACAACCAGCTGTCACCGGTAGAGTTTGAGAAACGACATTTACTGAGCCTGGAAAGTGTCTAA
- the lspA gene encoding signal peptidase II → MSSSPRRSLLAAPWFWWMLSLAIASADLAMKSAVTGSLPVGTVIPLTPFFNLVHFWNTGAAFSFLADAGGWQRYFFIVIALVVSIVLALVLRKPRANSEALGYSLILGGAVGNLIDRAFRGHVIDYLDFYWRSWHWPAFNLADIGIVGGATMLILSSLLSPIAEAGQVKE, encoded by the coding sequence ATGAGCTCGTCTCCTAGAAGGTCACTTCTCGCTGCTCCCTGGTTCTGGTGGATGCTATCGCTGGCCATTGCCTCGGCCGACCTAGCGATGAAAAGCGCAGTTACGGGTTCGCTCCCGGTCGGCACCGTGATTCCTCTCACCCCGTTCTTCAATCTGGTTCATTTCTGGAATACCGGTGCAGCGTTCAGCTTCCTGGCTGACGCGGGCGGTTGGCAGCGTTACTTCTTCATCGTCATAGCTTTGGTCGTTTCGATCGTGTTGGCTCTGGTCTTGCGTAAACCCAGAGCCAACAGCGAAGCCCTAGGCTATAGCCTTATCTTGGGCGGGGCAGTTGGGAATCTGATCGATCGCGCATTTCGAGGCCATGTAATCGACTACTTGGATTTTTACTGGCGGTCCTGGCATTGGCCTGCGTTTAACCTGGCTGATATCGGCATCGTCGGTGGCGCCACCATGTTGATCCTGAGCAGTTTGCTGAGCCCAATTGCGGAAGCCGGCCAAGTCAAAGAATGA
- a CDS encoding DUF3703 domain-containing protein has translation MNTALRIAIDEAFFQARKALSEKAPTEAFSWLERAHILSQRMAILHAQSHWLMLRAGWQLRDFREVPSQVSRIIAALLFSKIWVPLGNSGRARVSAFAPMPISPELQRLLQGETR, from the coding sequence ATGAATACTGCTCTCCGCATTGCCATCGATGAGGCCTTTTTCCAAGCTAGGAAAGCACTCAGTGAAAAGGCGCCAACCGAGGCTTTCTCCTGGCTGGAGCGAGCCCACATATTGAGCCAGCGAATGGCTATTCTTCATGCTCAGAGCCATTGGCTGATGCTAAGGGCTGGCTGGCAGTTGCGCGACTTTCGAGAGGTGCCCAGCCAAGTTTCGCGAATCATAGCGGCCCTGCTGTTCTCTAAGATCTGGGTGCCGCTCGGAAACAGCGGACGCGCCAGGGTCAGTGCTTTTGCTCCGATGCCCATCTCACCGGAGCTGCAGCGACTTCTTCAAGGAGAAACGCGATGA
- the cadR gene encoding Cd(II)/Pb(II)-responsive transcriptional regulator: protein MRIGQLAQQAGVDIQTIRFYERQGLLPPPNREDNGYRTYKADHADKLLFIRRCRSFGMSLEEIGVLQSYQEQPQQPCVAVNELLDRHITQVRNQIASLQVLESQLVTLRGCCDNERQSLDCGILSGLLGGDKPLL, encoded by the coding sequence ATGCGCATCGGCCAACTTGCACAGCAGGCTGGGGTGGACATTCAGACGATTCGTTTTTATGAACGTCAGGGGCTGCTTCCACCGCCTAATCGTGAGGACAATGGCTATCGAACCTATAAAGCAGACCATGCGGACAAACTGCTGTTCATTCGTCGATGCCGCTCTTTTGGCATGTCACTGGAAGAAATTGGTGTTTTGCAGAGCTACCAAGAACAGCCGCAGCAACCCTGCGTTGCGGTCAATGAGCTCCTTGATAGACATATCACCCAGGTCAGGAACCAGATTGCGTCCTTGCAGGTCTTGGAAAGCCAGCTGGTGACGTTGCGGGGCTGCTGCGATAACGAACGACAAAGCCTGGACTGCGGGATACTTTCGGGCCTGCTGGGGGGCGACAAACCTCTTTTATGA
- a CDS encoding cation diffusion facilitator family transporter, producing the protein MSSCDTSRGCGPEAATTEAATAPSKEGTWVSSFSVPKMDCPSEERMMRLALNGLPELNSLSFDLSSRQVRAFHDGPVDQIATKLESLGLGATLLGTQPASQEAASTNSASEELTASKEAGTLKILLGINAAMFVIELGAGLIAQSTGLIADSLDMFADAAVYGLALFAVGRAAQLQVRAAHLAGIVQIVLALGVLVEVVRRFMYGSEPESMLMMGIGLFALVANASCLLMIYGHREGGAHMKASWIFSANDVIANIGVIAAGALVAWTGSPYPDLVIGTVVGLIVLNGARRILALKA; encoded by the coding sequence ATGAGTTCTTGTGATACATCCCGTGGCTGTGGCCCTGAGGCGGCAACCACTGAAGCGGCAACCGCGCCTTCGAAGGAAGGAACCTGGGTCAGCAGTTTTTCTGTGCCCAAGATGGATTGCCCTTCAGAAGAGCGAATGATGCGGCTCGCGCTCAATGGCTTGCCTGAGCTCAATTCGTTGTCCTTTGATCTGAGCAGCAGACAGGTACGCGCTTTCCATGACGGTCCGGTTGACCAGATCGCGACCAAGCTGGAGTCGCTTGGTTTAGGGGCAACGCTTCTCGGCACTCAACCGGCCAGCCAGGAAGCAGCTTCGACCAATAGCGCCAGTGAAGAGCTGACTGCTTCCAAGGAGGCCGGCACGCTCAAAATCCTGCTCGGTATCAATGCCGCGATGTTTGTCATCGAGTTGGGCGCGGGCTTGATCGCTCAGTCGACGGGCCTGATCGCCGACTCGCTGGACATGTTTGCTGATGCAGCCGTCTATGGCCTGGCTCTCTTTGCGGTCGGTCGAGCTGCGCAGCTGCAGGTTCGCGCTGCGCACCTGGCGGGTATCGTCCAGATCGTATTGGCTCTGGGGGTACTCGTGGAGGTGGTTAGACGCTTCATGTATGGCAGCGAACCTGAGTCGATGCTGATGATGGGGATTGGCTTATTTGCACTCGTCGCGAACGCCAGCTGTCTGTTGATGATCTATGGCCATCGCGAAGGCGGTGCACACATGAAAGCGAGTTGGATTTTTTCGGCCAACGATGTGATCGCGAATATTGGCGTTATCGCCGCCGGAGCTCTGGTGGCGTGGACAGGTTCTCCCTATCCAGATTTGGTGATTGGTACCGTCGTTGGCCTCATCGTACTGAACGGTGCGCGTCGAATCCTGGCATTGAAAGCCTGA
- a CDS encoding HAD family hydrolase: MRSQPSYCCPRSTCTSFEIEAIKPEPAIYHQVVERLGCDASAIAMIGDTLEADALGPISQSMQGYHLQRNGITGQPGFASRTDFASYVVQHAPMPSSNLVADRR; the protein is encoded by the coding sequence ATGCGATCCCAGCCAAGCTACTGCTGCCCACGTTCGACGTGTACGAGCTTCGAGATCGAAGCGATAAAGCCGGAGCCTGCTATCTACCATCAAGTCGTAGAGCGGCTTGGCTGCGACGCTTCCGCTATCGCGATGATTGGGGATACGCTGGAGGCCGACGCCTTGGGGCCAATTTCCCAAAGCATGCAAGGCTATCATTTACAGCGGAACGGAATAACTGGGCAGCCTGGATTCGCCTCGCGAACTGATTTTGCTTCTTATGTCGTTCAGCACGCACCCATGCCTAGCTCTAATCTTGTGGCAGATCGGCGCTAG